In Devosia sp. XK-2, one DNA window encodes the following:
- a CDS encoding ABC transporter permease: MKRFAGWPLAAPATLLVVVFLVLPVLATIWTTFTTPSGPFATYLSFFGSSFRRTVLLRTIQVSLVTTAIALVIGFLTAYVISRAPGWLKSTLIIAAVFPLLTGVVVRSFAWLIILGKNGILNTTLLNLGLIGEPLSMLYTQGAVIVAMVYLFVPLMILTLVGVLESIPDDLIQASSSLGATPRATFMQVTLPLAVPGLIVGAVLVFTGSFTSYATPQLLGGEQVMMMGTLMYQQAMVTFDWVAASTIAAVMVVITIAIVALMNAMARRLNPMTV; the protein is encoded by the coding sequence ATGAAACGCTTTGCCGGCTGGCCTCTGGCTGCTCCTGCGACACTATTGGTCGTCGTCTTTCTGGTGCTGCCGGTCCTGGCGACGATCTGGACCACCTTCACCACGCCATCTGGCCCCTTCGCCACCTATCTGTCCTTCTTCGGCAGCAGCTTCCGCCGGACGGTATTACTCCGCACCATTCAGGTGTCGCTGGTCACCACCGCCATCGCGTTGGTCATCGGTTTTCTCACCGCCTATGTGATTTCTCGGGCCCCCGGCTGGCTCAAATCCACCTTGATCATCGCCGCCGTCTTCCCCCTGCTCACCGGTGTCGTGGTGCGTTCCTTTGCCTGGCTGATCATTCTGGGCAAGAACGGTATTCTCAACACGACGCTGCTCAATCTGGGCTTGATCGGCGAGCCGCTCAGCATGCTCTACACCCAGGGTGCGGTCATCGTCGCCATGGTCTATCTCTTCGTGCCGCTGATGATCCTGACGCTGGTCGGCGTTCTCGAATCGATCCCCGACGACCTGATCCAGGCATCCTCGTCGCTGGGCGCCACGCCCAGGGCGACATTCATGCAGGTCACCCTGCCCCTGGCGGTGCCCGGCCTCATCGTCGGTGCGGTGCTGGTCTTTACCGGCAGCTTTACCTCCTATGCCACCCCGCAACTGCTCGGCGGCGAACAGGTCATGATGATGGGCACGCTGATGTACCAGCAGGCCATGGTGACCTTCGACTGGGTCGCCGCTTCCACCATTGCCGCCGTCATGGTCGTGATCACCATTGCCATCGTGGCGCTGATGAATGCCATGGCGCGCCGCCTCAACCCGATGACCGTGTGA
- a CDS encoding ABC transporter permease, whose product MMTRNIHPLLIAGTALVFIFLVGPLIIVLGAALSDTTYLTFPPQGLSLRWFENIFQIEAFRHTILTSLQVALLSTIMALIIGIPAAYALNRYRVQLPGWLSTLFVLPVLVPELVLGFSLLKNLAVQLNGPIYVALLFGHALLVLPYVIRVIGASLASFDFSVEEAAISLGSPPLKTFFTILLPNVRSGVIAAFILAFITSINDVSISIFLTGPGLSTLPIQLLAHMEQFFDPTVASVSVLLMILTVAVMAIVERTLGLTFLAK is encoded by the coding sequence GTGATGACCCGCAATATCCATCCCCTGCTCATTGCCGGCACGGCGCTGGTCTTCATCTTCCTTGTCGGGCCGCTGATCATCGTGCTCGGCGCCGCGCTCAGTGACACCACCTATCTGACCTTCCCGCCGCAGGGCCTGTCGCTGCGCTGGTTCGAAAACATCTTCCAGATCGAAGCGTTCCGCCACACCATCCTGACCAGCCTGCAGGTCGCGCTGCTTTCCACAATCATGGCGTTGATCATCGGCATACCTGCCGCCTACGCGCTCAACCGCTATCGCGTGCAATTGCCGGGCTGGCTCTCGACGCTCTTCGTGCTGCCGGTGCTCGTGCCCGAATTGGTGCTGGGCTTCTCGCTGCTCAAGAATCTGGCCGTACAGCTCAATGGCCCGATCTATGTCGCCCTGCTATTCGGCCACGCGCTGCTGGTACTGCCCTATGTGATCCGGGTGATCGGCGCCTCGCTGGCGTCGTTTGATTTCTCCGTCGAAGAAGCCGCGATCAGTCTCGGCTCGCCGCCGCTCAAGACCTTTTTCACCATCCTCCTGCCCAATGTGCGTTCCGGCGTCATCGCCGCCTTCATCCTCGCCTTCATCACCTCGATCAATGACGTCTCCATCTCGATCTTCCTGACCGGCCCGGGCCTATCCACCCTGCCGATCCAGTTGCTCGCCCATATGGAACAATTCTTCGACCCCACCGTCGCCTCGGTTTCGGTGCTGCTGATGATCCTTACCGTGGCCGTTATGGCCATTGTCGAGCGTACGCTCGGCCTGACCTTCCTGGCCAAATGA
- a CDS encoding ABC transporter ATP-binding protein translates to MTLPLTLNAVSAHYGATQVLENLSLAVAEGELVSLLGASGCGKTTTLRLVAGFLQPTAGTITLGGRDLTRLPPHQRDIGLVFQNYALFPHLSVADNVGFGLKQRGIAGDARAKRVQAMLERVGLVHLANRLPGALSGGQKQRVALARALVIEPPLLMFDEPLSNLDAKLRIDMRVEIRQLQRANGTTSVYVTHDQEEAFSISDRVAIMHQGRIMQLDTPERLYQRPANAFVARFVGFENLIAMTVVDRSGAKVTAEAAGGVRLTLPIEQFGEIPDSFILACRADGLVVTENTQTDGIPATLGLRTYLGRAYQYQAQTPAGTLIANGPLTRPLEAGAVAKLVPVPEQCTILAPE, encoded by the coding sequence ATGACCCTGCCTCTCACCCTCAATGCCGTTTCCGCCCATTATGGCGCCACTCAGGTGCTGGAAAATCTGTCGCTCGCCGTTGCAGAAGGCGAGCTCGTCTCGCTGCTCGGCGCCTCGGGCTGCGGCAAGACCACCACGCTCCGCCTTGTCGCCGGTTTTCTGCAGCCCACGGCGGGCACGATCACACTTGGCGGCCGCGATCTGACCCGCCTGCCGCCGCATCAGCGCGATATCGGCCTGGTTTTCCAGAACTATGCACTTTTCCCGCACCTGTCGGTGGCCGACAATGTCGGCTTCGGCCTCAAACAGCGCGGCATTGCGGGTGATGCCAGAGCAAAGCGCGTGCAGGCCATGCTGGAACGCGTTGGCCTCGTGCATCTTGCCAATCGTTTGCCGGGGGCCCTGTCCGGCGGGCAGAAGCAGCGCGTCGCGTTGGCGCGCGCCCTGGTCATCGAGCCACCGCTGCTGATGTTTGATGAACCGCTCAGCAATCTCGACGCGAAGCTGCGCATCGATATGCGCGTCGAAATCCGCCAACTGCAGCGTGCCAATGGCACGACCTCGGTCTATGTCACGCACGATCAGGAAGAAGCCTTTTCCATTTCCGATCGCGTCGCCATCATGCATCAGGGCCGCATCATGCAGCTCGATACCCCGGAGCGTCTGTATCAGCGTCCCGCCAATGCATTCGTGGCGCGCTTCGTCGGCTTCGAAAATCTCATCGCCATGACCGTTGTCGACCGCAGCGGCGCCAAGGTCACGGCCGAAGCCGCTGGCGGCGTGCGCCTCACCCTGCCGATAGAACAGTTCGGCGAAATCCCCGACAGCTTCATCCTGGCCTGTCGGGCCGATGGTCTCGTCGTCACCGAAAATACGCAGACGGACGGCATTCCAGCGACGCTTGGTCTGCGCACCTATCTTGGCCGGGCCTATCAATATCAGGCCCAAACTCCGGCGGGCACGCTGATTGCCAATGGTCCGCTGACCCGCCCGCTCGAGGCCGGCGCAGTGGCCAAACTGGTGCCCGTGCCCGAACAATGCACCATCCTGGCGCCAGAATGA